Within the Acinetobacter radioresistens DSM 6976 = NBRC 102413 = CIP 103788 genome, the region TTTGCTCTTCAACTACTCCTGTTATACCAATGGCATTGATCAGACCGAATAAAGTATTACCAATAAAGTAATAACGGAAACGCTCATCCACTAAAGCTATTGGACAGACTGCTTGGCCATCTGTTGCCAGTGTCGGGAAACGTTCTAAAATTTCGCTGGCCAGTTCCTTGATATAATAGAATCCCTGATTGTCTCTAAACCAGACATTTTTAGGCATACCCTCTTCAAGCTCAATTAAAGTATTTTGCTGATGGGCCTCAAATGCCATACCAAATTCATGATACAACTCCATTAGTGGCAAAATCGTGATTTCCAGAAAACGCTCAAACCACTGCAAAGCAATATTGGCTTGGCTTTGACCAGTTTTTCGGGAAAGATTCGCAAAGATTTCGCTAAAACGGTTTCTAGCTTCAAAAGGATGGTCTTGGCAGAGTGAAGCAATACAGGTCACATTAGCATTTTCCTGGAATGGGTTTTCGCGCAAAATACAAATGGTTTCATCTAAAACCTGGCCGTTAACTTTTAAAGCCATCCAGGCCGGATCACTGATAGTTTTTAAATGTGGATGACGCTGCCTGAAACCGGAAAGACACTCATCATTCCACAATTTGTAGCTCAGCAAACCACGATGACATTCTTTATAAAGATTGATACGAATAGAGTTGGTTACGGCGACTGTCAGAGATGTTTTAAACATCCAGGGCGCCTGTTCGCTATATAAAGTACGTACCGAGGTGGTCGCTTTCATCTCCCAACCCAAGGCACCAAAATCAACCAGTCTGCCTTGATGTAAAAGCTGTTGATACCAGTCTTTATCTTTTAAGTAGCGGGCTTGCCATGGATGTAATGGTAATAACACATAATCAGGATACTCATCCATTTTGGCTTGATGATAGGCATTAAAAAATGGTGCAAGGTCCTGTTTTAATTGGTTAGAAATATCAGTTTTATGTGCATTGTCATGTACTACCTGATCTGGATGGATATACAGGAAATGCATCTTAAAAGTACTTTGGGTTTCTGGAGAATAAAGCTGCCAGTCATTTTGAACAAAACCCTGACGGCTCTTTGGTGAGGGATGCATACTATGCCCGAGAACCAGAGCTTGCTCACTTTGAATAAAGTTTTGCTGGACCTTAATTACGGCATCGATCTGCTCTTCACGGTAACTCAGAAATTGTTGCAGAGCCCCGCGGCTTTGAATCCAGCATTCAAGCAAAGATGAGGAATCTAATGCTTCATCATTTTTTTGAAAAATTAAATTTTCCAACAAGTTTGCTGCCAAATTGACCGGGCTCAGCTTCAGTATTTTCCCGCCTTGTTCTACCCACGGTAAAGCAGCGAAACGATGTCTGCCTACTTTGCTCACATAGGCAAGTGGCGCATATAAAAACCCGGAAACTGTTTGCAAAGGAATACACAATACGGTATTTCCCTGACTCTGATTTTGTAACTGTTGCGATTGTTCTGCGCTAGGAATAAAACGACCATTACCTGTTTCTTGTAGATATGCATTGACTAAATGTTGTAAAGCGATCTTATCCGTGAACGATCTCATCTTCATCACTCTATTAAGTAAAAATAGTGTGATGAGTAAAATATACTTATATAAATTAATTGTAAATGATAATTACTATTATTTACATTTTCATTTAATAGAGTACTAACAATCAATATTGCATACATAGCTTTAAAAAAATCTCCATTAAATTAAATACTTAAATAAAAATTTCTCTATAGATAAAAGAACAGATAAACTTATTGAGGAGTTATAGTGAAATAATTTAGGTTGGGATGACTAACTGCTTTAGTATCCGAATATATTAATTTAGATGTTGAGTATGTAGCTGAAATCGACGTGAAAACAGCGGCAGCCTTAGGTTGTATTCAGTTCAGTACAGAAAATTTGTCCCGGTCAGTTAGAAAGTTTTTATATTTTTTAGATGATAGTTTTTCTAGAAAATTACTTTATACCGCAAATAAATATAAATTTATATATTAATTAAACAAAATCAAAAAATTATCAGAACATCTGTCTCTCGTATTGTATATAGCTTTAGGTATATTTTCCTGTAGCATGAATAACCATCCTCGCTATTTTATTTCCCTTTTTCAATATGATTTAAAATTGCACAATCTGCACTATTATCGCCAGTACAATAATTTGCTGATGTCTGTAAAAGATTAACCATTTCCTGAAATCTGGCGATTCTTTGTTTTAATTCATCGATATGTTTTAAAGCCAGTTGCTTAACCTCAGCACTTTGACGATCTGTATTTTTCCATAAGGAAACCAGTTCTTTCATTTGCTCTGAGGAAAAGCCTAAATCTCTGGCATGCTTTATAAAAACCAAGGTTTTTAGATCACGTTCTGAATAAATCCGATAGCCAGAATCCGTTCTTTTAGCAGGCTCAAGCAGACCAATCTGTTCATAATAACGGATCATCTTAGTTGAAATGCCTGATTGTTTCGAAGCTTGACCAATATTCATTTATTACCTCTGGCCTAAACAGGGTTTCAACCTTAATTTGATTTCCACCCTTATCAATATAGTTTATGTACTCACTTGCGGCGCATTGAAATATTTTAGGCGTAAGGCATTACCCAATACAAAAACAGAAGATAATGCCATGGCACCCGCTGCAAAGATGGGTGACAGTAAAATACCAAATGCAGGATACAATACCCCCGCCGCAATAGGGATCAAGGCAATATTATAAACAAACGCCCAAAACAGGTTTTGTCGAATGTTACTAATGGTTGCCTTACTTAATGCGATTGCATTGGGTACACCCTGTAAATTACCTGACATCAATATAACTTCTGCTGCCTCAATCGCCACATCGGTACCTGTGCCTATTGCCAAGCCAACATCAGCTTGGGCCAAGGCTGGCGCATCATTAATACCGTCTCCAACAAATGCTACCCGACCATATTGCTGTTGCAACTGACGTACTACCTCAACTTTTCCATCAGGCAGAACTTCAGCCACGACCTGATCTATATGTAAACGCGCAGCAATCGCCTGAGCAGTATGGCGATTATCACCTGTAATCATGGCTACCTTCAAACCCAACTGGTGTAAGGCATTAATGGCAGCATATGTGGTTTCCTTGATGGGGTCAGCAACAGCAATAATGGCTGCTAATTTATGGTTAATTGCCACATAGATTGGGGTTTTACCCTCTTGTCCCAAACGTGCTGCTTCCTGCTCAAAAGATGTAACATTAAGGTCCAACTGCTGCATGTAACGGTCAGCACCAATCTGGACACTCTGTCCTTCAACCTCTGCCTTAATGCCTGATCCTGTAACTGAATCAAAAGCTGTTACAGGCAACAGATTGATTTTTTGCTGCTCTGCAGCCTGAACAATTGCCAGTGCAATCGGGTGTTCAGATTTTGCTTCAACCGAGGCCACAATCTGTAGAACTTTCTTATGTTCAAAACTTTGCTGAACATGAAAATCGGTCAATAGTGGCTTACCTTCAGTCAGTGTACCTGTTTTATCTAATGCAACAACCTTAACTTCCTGTACAAGCTGAAGAGCCTCACCTTTACGGAATAACACACCCATTTCTGCACCGCGTCCTGTACCTACCATAATTGAGGTCGGGGTCGCTAGTCCCATTGCACAAGGGCAGGCAATAATCAATACTGCCACTGCATTCACCAAACTAAAAGTTAAGGCAGGTTCTGGACCGAAAATAAACCAGACAATAAAAGTCAGCGTAGCTAACAGCATTACCATTGGAACAAACCACATCGTGACTTTATCAACCAACATCTGAATAGGGAGTTTGGAGCCTTGAGCCTGCTCAACCATACGAATGATTTGTGCCAATACAGACGACTCGCCAATCGCAGTTGCCCGAATATTTAATGTTCCGTTCTGGTTGATTGTCCCGCCTACCACCTGATCTCCCGAATGTTTTTCTACAGGAACAGGCTCACCTGTAATCATGGACTCATCAATATAGCTTCGGCCTTCCACTACTTCCCCATCAACAGGCACACGTTCGCCAGGACGAATCTCAACAATCGTGTCAGTAGTCACCTCTGCAACTGGTACTTCTATCACCTGCCCATCACGGTAAATACGCGCTGTTTTAGCCTGCATTCCTATTAAATGTTGAATAGCCTGTGAAGTACGTCCTTTAGCCTTTGCCTCTAAATAGCGTCCTAATAAAATCAAGCTCACAATCACGGCTGCTGCCTCATAATAGACATGCACTGTGCCTTGAGGCAGTATTTCTGGAATAAAGGTTGCAACCAGTGAGAAACTATATGCAGCCAGCGTTCCAACAGCAACTAGAGAATTCATGTCTGGTGCCAAACGGAACAGGGCCGGAATTCCTTTCTGGTAAAAACGTCGGCCTGGAAATATGAGTACTAGTGTGGTTAGAACAAATTGAATCAGCCAGTTCGGTTGATGACCAATATATTCCATTACCCACATGTGAAAGGCTGGAATCATATGCGAACCCATTTCCAAAATGAAAACAGGCAGAGCTAAAATCAGGGAAAGAATTAAATCACGTTTAAGCTGTTGCTGTTCTGAGGCCTTTTTGCCCTGTTGTTCATTTTGATCTTGCTCAACCAGCTTGGCAGTGTAGCCAGCCTTTTGTACAGCCTGAATCAGATCATTAATCTGTAATTGAGTATTGCCTTGTACCCAAGCCCGTTCAGTTGCAAGATTGACATTGGCCTGTTGTACACCTATCACCTTTTTTAAGGCTTTTTCTACTCTTGCTACACAAGAGGCACAAGTCATCCCATCAATTTCAAGTTCTATGGGCTGCGTAGCACTAACTTCATAGCCAGCTCGCTCTACGGCTTTAGTCAATACCATAAGGTCTAAAGGCTCAGAAGAAGAAACCACGGCCTTTTCAGTGGCCAGATTAACCTGGGCACTTTCAACGCCCTCCACTTTCTTCAATGCCTTTTCCACACGCCCAACACAGGAAGCACAGGTCATACCGGTGATGGATAATGTTTCACGATAGGGAGAGGGTTTTATATTTTTTGAATCCATAACAACCTCTGTCATGACAATCTTTAAGGTGCAGCATACAGATTGACATCATGGTAAGGTCAAGCAAATTTTTTAAAAGAATACACTTGACCTTACCATCATGGAAAGGTTTAAACTTTGCTTGAAGTGATGTTCTATTTGGAGAAAATCCATGAAATTATTGATTGAAAATATGACTTGTGGGGGCTGCGCCCGTGGTGTGACTGCAACCATTCATGAAATAGACCCTAGTGCCAAAGTTGATATTGATTTAGCGACCAAGGTCGTCAGTGTAGAATCAACCGAAAGTATCGACAAGATTACAAATGCTTTAGCAGAAGATGGTTTTCCAGCAAAATCTCAATAAAATATTTGCTCACTTATCGCCTTATTTTTAGAAAAATAGGGCGATAAGGCCTAATAAAAACAAATATTTTTTATACTAAACAATAGATAAAGCAGTATCACGTCAATCAAGTTAATTTAGCGCTCAGGTTGTTTCCTGTTGTTTTTATTTATACTCCAATCAATACTTATATTGCGCAGTGTTTATTCTCTCTTCATTTTATCAAAAGATTTTTCAGCTTATCCAGATCAAATTCTTTAGTTGAATTAAGATATAACGTTCCTTTTGCTTCCTATCATCTTTTCAGAACTTGTAATCTTTTTTAT harbors:
- a CDS encoding heavy-metal-associated domain-containing protein, which gives rise to MKLLIENMTCGGCARGVTATIHEIDPSAKVDIDLATKVVSVESTESIDKITNALAEDGFPAKSQ
- a CDS encoding IucA/IucC family protein; translated protein: MRSFTDKIALQHLVNAYLQETGNGRFIPSAEQSQQLQNQSQGNTVLCIPLQTVSGFLYAPLAYVSKVGRHRFAALPWVEQGGKILKLSPVNLAANLLENLIFQKNDEALDSSSLLECWIQSRGALQQFLSYREEQIDAVIKVQQNFIQSEQALVLGHSMHPSPKSRQGFVQNDWQLYSPETQSTFKMHFLYIHPDQVVHDNAHKTDISNQLKQDLAPFFNAYHQAKMDEYPDYVLLPLHPWQARYLKDKDWYQQLLHQGRLVDFGALGWEMKATTSVRTLYSEQAPWMFKTSLTVAVTNSIRINLYKECHRGLLSYKLWNDECLSGFRQRHPHLKTISDPAWMALKVNGQVLDETICILRENPFQENANVTCIASLCQDHPFEARNRFSEIFANLSRKTGQSQANIALQWFERFLEITILPLMELYHEFGMAFEAHQQNTLIELEEGMPKNVWFRDNQGFYYIKELASEILERFPTLATDGQAVCPIALVDERFRYYFIGNTLFGLINAIGITGVVEEQKLIEMLQSCLMQAYQKYPESNLLKTVLYQETFPYKGNLMTRLYELDELQAHISQQSIYINLKNPLYVVQTVVEAEYA
- a CDS encoding heavy metal translocating P-type ATPase is translated as MDSKNIKPSPYRETLSITGMTCASCVGRVEKALKKVEGVESAQVNLATEKAVVSSSEPLDLMVLTKAVERAGYEVSATQPIELEIDGMTCASCVARVEKALKKVIGVQQANVNLATERAWVQGNTQLQINDLIQAVQKAGYTAKLVEQDQNEQQGKKASEQQQLKRDLILSLILALPVFILEMGSHMIPAFHMWVMEYIGHQPNWLIQFVLTTLVLIFPGRRFYQKGIPALFRLAPDMNSLVAVGTLAAYSFSLVATFIPEILPQGTVHVYYEAAAVIVSLILLGRYLEAKAKGRTSQAIQHLIGMQAKTARIYRDGQVIEVPVAEVTTDTIVEIRPGERVPVDGEVVEGRSYIDESMITGEPVPVEKHSGDQVVGGTINQNGTLNIRATAIGESSVLAQIIRMVEQAQGSKLPIQMLVDKVTMWFVPMVMLLATLTFIVWFIFGPEPALTFSLVNAVAVLIIACPCAMGLATPTSIMVGTGRGAEMGVLFRKGEALQLVQEVKVVALDKTGTLTEGKPLLTDFHVQQSFEHKKVLQIVASVEAKSEHPIALAIVQAAEQQKINLLPVTAFDSVTGSGIKAEVEGQSVQIGADRYMQQLDLNVTSFEQEAARLGQEGKTPIYVAINHKLAAIIAVADPIKETTYAAINALHQLGLKVAMITGDNRHTAQAIAARLHIDQVVAEVLPDGKVEVVRQLQQQYGRVAFVGDGINDAPALAQADVGLAIGTGTDVAIEAAEVILMSGNLQGVPNAIALSKATISNIRQNLFWAFVYNIALIPIAAGVLYPAFGILLSPIFAAGAMALSSVFVLGNALRLKYFNAPQVST
- the cueR gene encoding Cu(I)-responsive transcriptional regulator, with the translated sequence MNIGQASKQSGISTKMIRYYEQIGLLEPAKRTDSGYRIYSERDLKTLVFIKHARDLGFSSEQMKELVSLWKNTDRQSAEVKQLALKHIDELKQRIARFQEMVNLLQTSANYCTGDNSADCAILNHIEKGK